The DNA region TTTAATTTTTGGCTTGATAACTGTTATTTATGCCGGAACTAAACTCGGTTTAGAAATCAATTCTTATTTAGTTAGTATCGTTCCCCTCAGCTTTGGTCTCATCATACTTTATAGCTTGTGGTTTATGTTAGGAGCGACCAGTATTTGGTTTGTCAAAATCTACAATGTTACCGAAGTATTGCGTGGTTTAATCGAAGCTGGACGCTATCCAATGGTAGCTTATCCCGTTGCTTATCGCTTCTTTTTTACCTTCGTTATTCCCGTCGCTTTTCTCACAACTATACCTGCGGAAGCTATGTTAGGAAGGACAGAAATAACTTGGGTAATTGGTGCTGGTATTCTCGCGGTAATCTTACTTTTAGTCTCGAAATTTTTCTGGCAATTTGCTTTACGTTTTTATACCAGTGCTTCTAGTTAATTTTAGCAACTAAAAAACTCGTTCCAGCTTCTTTAACTGAAAAATCCCTCATCAAGAAGATTTGGTCAAGCTTTAATCGGTTTAAAGTGAAAGCAAGTGAAATCAGATTAAAATATGGAAACTAAAAAATTAGGCAAAACAGATGTTAAAATAAGCGAGATTGGCTTAGGAGCGATGCCCATGTCGTTACAATCTCGCCCCCCTGAATCCGAAGCTATTCAAGTCATCCACAAAGCCTTAGACTTAGGTGTCACCCTCATCGACACAGCCGACTCTTACTGCAAAGACGAATCAGACAAACATCATAGCGAACGTTTGCTTGCCAAAGCCCTAAAACAATACAATGGG from Oscillatoria salina IIICB1 includes:
- a CDS encoding ABC transporter permease; the protein is MAKYLQVLILFWTTSLAAELEYRLNFIIAALTSVGNLAGSIFGLFLFYGTGYEFQNWSWEEALIVVGIFTFLQGFSATLLIPNLNSIVKQVQQGTLDFVLLKPISSQFWLSTRSISPWGLPDLIFGLITVIYAGTKLGLEINSYLVSIVPLSFGLIILYSLWFMLGATSIWFVKIYNVTEVLRGLIEAGRYPMVAYPVAYRFFFTFVIPVAFLTTIPAEAMLGRTEITWVIGAGILAVILLLVSKFFWQFALRFYTSASS